Proteins from a single region of Haloplanus sp. GDY1:
- a CDS encoding molybdopterin synthase produces the protein MKTLNLVGPDAVDLADRLVPRLDGRVATVETLPETAARDTDAGAAYGLSADGSWIGAGDGETLDDLLDSLTPDYEYALTVGFADARLPTVAIGDAEAAGEIVATVPEAAEADLDPILDVVDDLDPRVTLESLVQRAKASPMAERSGAIATFTGRVRVKDGEDDAPTTHLEFEKYEGVAADRMRTIRSELEARDGVFEVLMHHRTGVIGEGEDIVFVVVLAGHREEAFDTVEDGINRLKDEVPIFKKESTADEEFWIHEKA, from the coding sequence ATGAAGACGCTCAACCTCGTCGGTCCGGACGCCGTCGACCTGGCCGACCGTCTCGTCCCGCGACTCGACGGCCGGGTCGCGACCGTGGAGACCCTCCCCGAAACCGCCGCCCGCGACACCGACGCCGGCGCGGCCTACGGCCTCTCGGCCGACGGCTCGTGGATCGGTGCCGGCGACGGCGAGACGCTCGACGACCTGCTTGACTCGCTGACGCCCGACTACGAGTACGCCCTCACCGTCGGCTTCGCGGACGCACGCCTCCCGACGGTCGCCATCGGCGACGCCGAGGCCGCGGGCGAGATCGTCGCGACCGTCCCCGAGGCGGCCGAGGCCGACCTCGATCCGATCCTCGACGTCGTCGACGACCTCGACCCCCGCGTCACGCTCGAATCGCTCGTCCAGCGGGCCAAGGCGTCGCCCATGGCGGAGCGGTCCGGCGCCATCGCCACCTTCACCGGCCGCGTCCGGGTGAAGGACGGCGAGGACGACGCTCCGACCACGCACCTGGAGTTCGAGAAGTACGAGGGCGTCGCCGCCGACCGCATGCGGACCATCCGGAGCGAACTCGAGGCGCGCGACGGCGTCTTCGAGGTGCTGATGCACCACAGGACCGGCGTCATCGGCGAGGGCGAGGACATCGTCTTCGTCGTCGTCCTCGCGGGCCACCGCGAGGAGGCCTTCGACACCGTCGAGGACGGCATCAACCGCCTCAAGGACGAGGTGCCCATCTTCAAGAAGGAGTCCACGGCCGACGAGGAGTTCTGGATCCACGAGAAGGCCTGA
- a CDS encoding DUF7123 family protein, whose translation MSATADPSTDSDDSASKEERLKQYLLSKAQDGEHYFKSKFIADEVDLSPKEIGALMVKLRDSASDLTVEKWSYTSATTWRIEAA comes from the coding sequence ATGAGCGCAACCGCAGACCCCTCCACCGACTCCGACGACAGTGCGTCCAAAGAGGAGCGGCTCAAGCAGTACCTCCTCTCGAAGGCCCAGGACGGTGAACACTACTTCAAGAGCAAGTTCATCGCGGACGAGGTCGACCTCTCGCCCAAGGAGATCGGCGCCCTGATGGTCAAGCTCCGGGACTCGGCCTCGGACCTCACCGTCGAGAAGTGGTCGTACACGAGCGCGACCACGTGGCGAATCGAGGCCGCCTGA